A part of Pararhizobium sp. A13 genomic DNA contains:
- a CDS encoding pyridoxal phosphate-dependent aminotransferase: MTIRASLSPRSLAAPESGIVELVNYARGREGLIPLWVGEGDLPTPDFISQAAQDSLKAGETFYTWQRGIPPLREALARYYQRHFGKTLSPDNFYVTGSGMQAIKLAIEAVTSPGDDVVFLSPAWPNFAASAELSGVRAIALPLSFEDGKWQLDIGKLEDAITPKTRALFVNTPSNPTGWTASHGDLRAILDLARRHGLWIIADEIYALYYYSGVRAPSFLDIMEDDDRILFVNSFSKNWSMTGWRAGWIVAPPEIGQVLENLIQYSTSGVAQFIQAGAVVALDRGDGFVAENVAKAVRSRDMLCDALIATNRVQTLKPDGAIYAFLKIDGVTDARRAALDIVDKTGVGLAPGTAFGEGGSLFMRACFLRDSRQIATAAERLAGYIASL; encoded by the coding sequence ATGACTATTCGCGCCAGCCTCAGCCCCCGATCGCTCGCAGCACCGGAAAGCGGTATCGTCGAACTGGTGAACTATGCGCGAGGGCGCGAAGGGCTGATCCCGCTCTGGGTCGGTGAGGGGGACTTGCCGACGCCGGATTTCATTTCGCAGGCAGCACAGGATTCGCTGAAGGCCGGCGAGACTTTCTACACCTGGCAACGCGGCATCCCGCCGCTGCGCGAGGCACTGGCGCGCTACTATCAGCGCCATTTCGGAAAGACGCTGTCACCGGACAATTTCTATGTGACGGGGTCAGGCATGCAGGCGATCAAGCTGGCGATCGAGGCCGTGACCTCGCCGGGCGACGATGTGGTCTTCCTCTCGCCGGCCTGGCCGAATTTCGCGGCCAGTGCGGAGCTTTCTGGCGTCCGGGCGATTGCCTTGCCGCTCAGCTTCGAAGACGGCAAATGGCAGCTCGATATCGGCAAGCTCGAAGATGCCATCACGCCGAAAACACGGGCGCTGTTCGTCAATACGCCCTCCAACCCGACAGGCTGGACCGCATCACATGGCGATCTGCGCGCGATTCTTGATCTGGCGCGCCGGCATGGCCTCTGGATCATCGCCGACGAAATCTATGCGCTCTACTACTACAGTGGCGTCCGCGCGCCGTCCTTCCTTGACATCATGGAAGACGATGACCGCATTCTCTTCGTCAATTCCTTCTCCAAGAACTGGTCGATGACTGGCTGGCGCGCCGGCTGGATCGTAGCGCCGCCGGAAATCGGCCAGGTGCTCGAAAACCTCATCCAGTATTCGACCTCCGGTGTCGCGCAGTTCATCCAGGCAGGGGCGGTGGTTGCGCTCGACCGGGGCGATGGCTTCGTCGCCGAAAACGTCGCAAAAGCTGTCCGCTCGCGCGATATGCTTTGCGATGCGCTGATCGCGACGAACCGCGTACAAACCCTGAAGCCGGACGGCGCGATCTATGCCTTCCTGAAGATCGACGGTGTCACCGATGCGCGCCGCGCGGCCCTCGATATCGTCGACAAGACCGGTGTCGGCCTCGCACCGGGCACCGCGTTCGGCGAAGGCGGATCGCTGTTCATGCGCGCCTGTTTCCTGCGCGATTCCCGCCAGATCGCAACGGCCGCCGAGCGGCTGGCCGGCTATATCGCGTCTCTTTGA
- the galE gene encoding UDP-glucose 4-epimerase GalE, with protein sequence MAVLVTGGGGYIGSHMVWALLDAGEQVVVIDRLSTGFRWAIAPEARFYEGDIADTVLMRQIFSENEIDSIIHFAGSIVVPESVADPLGYYENNTVKSRSLIASAVEAGIPYFVFSSTAAVYGTPEVLEPVTESVNLKPESPYGSSKLMTEIMLRDTANAHAFTYTALRYFNVAGADPKGRSGQSSALATHLIKVACATALGKRASMSVFGTDYPTPDGTCVRDYIHVWDLVQAHLKALQRMRAGGGSLAANCGYGHGFSVLEVLDAVRKVHGADFPVTFAERRAGDPAMIVANPALARQELGWVPEYDDLTGIIRSALDWEQHLMRKNAY encoded by the coding sequence ATGGCGGTTTTGGTAACGGGTGGCGGCGGCTATATCGGCAGCCACATGGTCTGGGCACTGCTCGATGCCGGTGAACAGGTTGTCGTCATCGATCGTCTCTCAACCGGGTTTCGCTGGGCGATCGCGCCCGAGGCGCGCTTCTACGAAGGTGACATCGCAGACACAGTTCTGATGCGGCAGATCTTCTCGGAAAACGAGATCGATTCCATCATCCATTTCGCCGGTTCGATCGTCGTGCCGGAATCGGTCGCCGATCCGCTCGGCTATTACGAGAACAACACGGTCAAGTCGCGCAGCCTGATTGCCAGCGCCGTCGAGGCCGGCATCCCCTATTTCGTGTTCTCTTCGACGGCAGCGGTTTATGGCACGCCCGAGGTTCTGGAACCGGTGACGGAAAGTGTCAACCTGAAGCCGGAATCGCCCTATGGCTCGTCCAAGCTGATGACCGAGATCATGCTGCGCGACACGGCCAATGCGCATGCCTTCACCTATACGGCGCTTCGCTATTTCAACGTCGCGGGCGCCGATCCGAAGGGGCGCAGCGGCCAGTCCTCGGCGCTGGCGACGCATCTGATCAAGGTCGCCTGCGCCACGGCGCTTGGCAAGCGCGCGTCGATGAGCGTCTTCGGCACCGACTATCCGACGCCGGACGGAACCTGTGTGCGCGATTACATTCACGTCTGGGATCTGGTGCAGGCGCATCTGAAGGCGCTGCAGCGCATGCGCGCCGGCGGCGGTTCGCTCGCCGCCAATTGTGGATACGGCCACGGCTTCTCGGTGCTTGAAGTGCTCGATGCGGTGCGCAAGGTGCATGGGGCCGACTTTCCCGTCACTTTCGCCGAACGCCGCGCAGGCGATCCGGCGATGATCGTCGCCAATCCGGCGCTCGCCAGACAAGAACTCGGTTGGGTTCCGGAATATGATGATCTCACCGGCATCATCCGCAGCGCGCTCGATTGGGAACAGCATCTGATGCGGAAGAATGCCTACTGA
- the rfbG gene encoding CDP-glucose 4,6-dehydratase, with translation MSMMNEFWRGKRVLVTGHTGFKGSWLTLWLRELGADVAGLSLAPRTEPSLYLLLGGAMDGPGIIDIRDRDAVTHHVLKTKPQIVFHLAAQALVRAGYRNPAETYDVNVLGTANLLDALRLSEDVRSIVVVTTDKVYHNAETGLAFMESDPLGGHDPYSASKAAAEIVAASYRASFFSARKVGLATARAGNVIGGGDWAEDRLIPDAVRAWQSGETLQVRRPRAVRPWQHVLEPLGGYMGLAERLWQAPEGVESYNFGPDHGDAASVGAVLKMAEHHFGGGGMMLGDGTDGPHEAGYLVLDSAKARAELGYQPRWRLAETVRRTMEWYRAQGDGRAALDLCLADIRDFAGLAVRGEPLRAAG, from the coding sequence ATGTCGATGATGAATGAATTCTGGCGTGGAAAGCGCGTCTTGGTTACCGGGCATACCGGCTTCAAAGGCAGTTGGCTGACGCTGTGGCTGCGTGAACTCGGGGCCGATGTTGCCGGCTTGTCGCTGGCGCCACGGACCGAACCCTCGCTGTACTTGCTGCTCGGCGGTGCGATGGATGGTCCCGGCATCATCGATATCCGCGACCGCGATGCGGTCACCCATCATGTGCTGAAGACCAAACCGCAGATCGTCTTTCATCTGGCGGCGCAGGCGCTGGTCAGGGCCGGTTATCGCAATCCGGCGGAAACCTATGACGTCAACGTGCTCGGCACGGCCAATCTGCTCGACGCCCTGCGTTTGTCGGAGGATGTGCGCTCGATCGTGGTCGTGACGACCGACAAGGTCTACCACAATGCCGAGACGGGGCTTGCCTTTATGGAGAGCGATCCGCTCGGCGGCCATGATCCCTATAGTGCCAGCAAGGCGGCGGCGGAGATCGTCGCGGCGAGCTACCGCGCCTCCTTCTTCTCAGCCCGCAAGGTTGGCCTTGCCACGGCGCGCGCCGGCAATGTCATTGGCGGCGGCGATTGGGCGGAAGACCGGCTGATTCCGGATGCGGTCAGGGCCTGGCAAAGTGGCGAGACATTGCAGGTGCGCCGCCCGCGGGCGGTGCGGCCCTGGCAGCACGTGCTTGAACCGCTCGGCGGTTACATGGGCCTTGCAGAACGGCTGTGGCAGGCGCCGGAGGGTGTCGAGAGCTACAATTTCGGCCCGGATCACGGCGATGCTGCATCGGTCGGCGCGGTTTTGAAGATGGCGGAGCACCATTTCGGCGGCGGCGGGATGATGCTCGGCGACGGAACGGACGGTCCGCACGAGGCGGGCTATCTGGTGCTCGACAGTGCCAAGGCGCGCGCCGAACTCGGTTACCAGCCGCGCTGGCGGCTGGCGGAAACCGTAAGGCGGACGATGGAATGGTATCGCGCGCAGGGCGATGGCCGGGCGGCGCTTGATCTCTGCCTTGCCGATATCCGGGATTTCGCCGGCTTGGCCGTTCGAGGCGAGCCTTTGAGGGCGGCCGGATGA
- a CDS encoding dTDP-4-dehydrorhamnose 3,5-epimerase family protein, protein MSGRFEAAKTPLDGLLVLTRRKMADERGFLSRLFCEDDLVVFGWQGRVAQLNETGTAFKGTVRGMHFQRPPHAEIKLVACTRGRILDVAVDIRRHSPTFLRHFAVELSEDNACSLLIPKGFAHGFQALTDDVRMIYAHSHPYAAEAEGGLNPQDPALAIDWPLPVINLSPRDAAHPLLSPDYRGVAA, encoded by the coding sequence ATGAGCGGGCGGTTCGAGGCGGCTAAAACGCCTCTCGACGGGTTGCTGGTTCTGACCCGCAGGAAGATGGCGGACGAGCGCGGGTTCCTCTCGCGCCTGTTCTGCGAGGACGATCTTGTAGTTTTCGGTTGGCAGGGACGCGTCGCGCAGCTCAACGAGACCGGAACGGCGTTCAAGGGAACGGTGCGCGGCATGCATTTCCAGCGTCCGCCGCACGCCGAGATCAAGCTGGTGGCGTGCACGCGCGGCCGCATCCTCGACGTCGCCGTCGATATCCGCCGGCATTCGCCGACCTTTCTCCGGCATTTCGCCGTCGAGCTTTCCGAAGACAACGCCTGTTCGCTGCTGATCCCCAAGGGCTTCGCCCATGGCTTCCAGGCGCTGACCGATGATGTCCGGATGATCTATGCCCATTCGCATCCCTACGCCGCCGAGGCGGAAGGCGGGCTCAACCCGCAAGACCCGGCGCTCGCTATCGACTGGCCGCTGCCGGTGATCAATCTCTCGCCGCGCGATGCGGCGCATCCCTTGCTGTCGCCGGACTATCGCGGAGTTGCTGCATGA
- the mscL gene encoding large conductance mechanosensitive channel protein MscL, which yields MLNEFKAFIARGNVMDLAVGIIIGGAFTLIVNSLVNDIIMPIVGAIIGSIDFSNFFIPLSGTVTATSLAAAREQGAVFAYGNFLTVVLNFLILAWIIFLLVKGVNNMRATLEKQKNEEPAAPPPVDVQLLTEIRDLLKQRA from the coding sequence ATGCTGAACGAATTCAAGGCGTTTATTGCCAGGGGCAATGTCATGGATCTTGCCGTTGGCATCATCATCGGCGGTGCTTTCACGCTGATCGTCAATTCGCTGGTAAACGACATCATCATGCCGATCGTCGGCGCCATCATCGGCAGCATCGACTTCTCCAATTTCTTCATTCCCCTGTCGGGCACCGTGACCGCCACCTCGCTTGCCGCTGCCCGCGAGCAGGGCGCGGTCTTTGCCTATGGCAACTTCCTTACCGTGGTGTTGAACTTCCTGATCCTCGCCTGGATCATCTTCCTGCTGGTCAAGGGGGTCAACAACATGCGCGCCACACTGGAAAAGCAGAAGAATGAGGAGCCCGCAGCACCGCCGCCGGTCGATGTGCAACTGCTGACGGAAATCCGTGATCTGCTGAAGCAGAGAGCTTAA
- a CDS encoding class I SAM-dependent methyltransferase, which yields MRCRHCGSTHMVPFLDLGTAPPSNSYVDPAKRHIPELWYPLIIRCCRECRLVQTEDFADRETFFSSSYAYFSSFSTSWLNHAKQYVTEMQARFGLTEASHIVEVAANDGYLLQYAKERGIGCLGIEPTASTAAAARQKGIEIVEEFFGAELAEKLAAEGRSADLMAANNVLAHVPDINDFVAGFTRLLKANGVATFEFPHLLNMVHEAQFDTAYHEHYSYLSLTAVTRIFEANGLSVFDVETTQWHGGSLRVFAQCSDTGEHVKTVAVDEVLDAERAAGMLDDAFYTRFQEAAQTVRDGFLEFLIESRRAGLKVAAYGAAAKGNTLINFAGVKPDLVAFVVDKNPAKQGTLLPGSRIAVVTEDVLKAEKPERVVILPWNLQAEIKQQLSYISDWGGKFVTVVPTLTVHP from the coding sequence ATGAGATGCCGTCACTGCGGATCGACGCATATGGTGCCGTTCCTCGACCTCGGCACTGCTCCGCCGTCGAATTCCTATGTCGATCCCGCCAAGCGTCATATACCGGAACTCTGGTATCCGCTGATCATCCGCTGCTGCCGGGAATGCCGGCTGGTGCAGACGGAAGACTTCGCCGATCGTGAGACGTTCTTCTCGTCGAGCTATGCCTATTTCAGCTCCTTCTCGACCTCCTGGCTCAACCACGCCAAGCAGTATGTCACCGAGATGCAGGCTCGTTTCGGCCTGACCGAAGCGTCGCACATCGTCGAGGTCGCGGCCAATGACGGCTATCTGCTGCAATATGCCAAAGAGCGTGGCATCGGCTGCCTCGGCATCGAGCCGACCGCGAGTACGGCGGCGGCTGCCCGGCAAAAGGGCATCGAAATCGTCGAGGAATTCTTTGGCGCCGAACTCGCCGAAAAACTGGCGGCGGAGGGGCGTTCCGCCGATCTGATGGCGGCCAACAACGTGCTGGCCCATGTGCCCGACATCAACGATTTTGTCGCCGGTTTCACCCGTCTCTTGAAGGCGAACGGCGTTGCCACCTTCGAGTTTCCGCACCTGCTCAATATGGTGCATGAGGCGCAGTTCGATACGGCCTATCACGAGCACTATTCCTATCTGTCGCTGACGGCCGTTACCCGCATCTTCGAGGCAAACGGTCTCTCCGTCTTCGACGTCGAGACGACGCAGTGGCATGGCGGTAGCCTGCGCGTGTTCGCACAGTGCAGCGACACCGGCGAGCATGTGAAGACCGTGGCCGTCGACGAAGTGCTGGACGCAGAGCGAGCGGCGGGAATGCTTGACGACGCCTTTTACACCCGTTTTCAGGAGGCGGCGCAGACAGTGCGCGACGGTTTCCTTGAATTCCTCATCGAAAGCAGGCGAGCGGGCCTGAAGGTTGCGGCCTACGGCGCCGCCGCCAAGGGCAACACGCTCATCAACTTCGCAGGCGTCAAGCCCGATCTCGTGGCGTTCGTCGTCGACAAGAATCCGGCCAAGCAGGGAACCCTGCTCCCGGGCAGCCGCATCGCGGTTGTCACGGAGGACGTCCTGAAAGCCGAAAAACCGGAAAGGGTGGTTATCCTGCCATGGAACCTACAGGCCGAAATCAAACAGCAGCTTTCGTATATCAGCGACTGGGGTGGCAAGTTCGTGACAGTAGTGCCGACGCTGACGGTGCATCCCTAG
- the rfbF gene encoding glucose-1-phosphate cytidylyltransferase, whose translation MKAVILAGGLGSRIAEETHLRPKPMIEIGGRPILWHIMKLYYAHGVRDFIICCGFKGYVIKEYFANYGLHMSDITFDLSQNSIEFHRQSAENWRVTLIDTGENSMTGGRLKRVASYLKDEEAFCFTYGDGVSNVDIGATIAFHKSHGKHATVTAVRPPARYGALQLDGTEVQGFVEKPEGEGGFINGGFFVLSPRCIDRIEADHSSWEGEPLMGLARDGELQAYFHEGFWQPMDTLRDKNHLESLWQSGAPPWKTW comes from the coding sequence ATGAAAGCGGTCATTCTCGCTGGCGGTCTGGGCTCGCGCATTGCCGAGGAAACGCATCTGCGGCCGAAGCCGATGATCGAGATCGGCGGGCGGCCGATCCTCTGGCACATCATGAAACTCTACTATGCCCACGGCGTACGCGATTTCATCATCTGCTGCGGCTTCAAGGGCTATGTGATCAAGGAATACTTCGCCAATTACGGCCTGCACATGTCGGACATTACCTTCGACCTGTCGCAGAACAGCATCGAGTTTCATCGTCAGAGCGCCGAGAACTGGCGCGTGACGCTGATTGATACGGGCGAGAACTCGATGACCGGCGGCCGCCTCAAGCGCGTTGCCTCCTATCTCAAGGACGAGGAAGCCTTCTGCTTCACCTATGGCGATGGCGTCAGCAACGTCGATATCGGCGCGACCATCGCCTTTCACAAAAGCCACGGAAAGCATGCGACGGTGACGGCCGTGCGGCCGCCGGCGCGCTACGGCGCGCTGCAGCTGGACGGCACCGAGGTTCAGGGCTTCGTCGAAAAACCGGAAGGCGAGGGCGGCTTCATCAATGGCGGTTTTTTCGTTCTTTCGCCCCGCTGCATCGACCGGATCGAAGCGGATCATTCAAGCTGGGAGGGGGAACCCCTGATGGGACTGGCCAGGGACGGCGAGTTGCAGGCCTATTTCCACGAAGGCTTCTGGCAGCCGATGGATACGCTACGCGACAAGAATCATCTTGAAAGCCTGTGGCAGAGCGGCGCCCCGCCGTGGAAGACGTGGTGA
- a CDS encoding NahK/ErcS family hybrid sensor histidine kinase/response regulator produces MLSGSIIFAAAFAYLLLLFAVASYGDRKARNAPAGKGRPLVYALSLAIYCTSWTYFGGVGLAAERGLEFTGIYIGPILMFTIGLPVIRRIIALAKSEKLTSVADFVAARYGKNPAVAAIVALISLIGAIPYIALQLKAVSSSVSAMVDTSGYGIGAGQNFVDLPLLVTLFLACFAIVFGTRHTDATEHQDGLILAIAMESVVKLLALVTAGLYVVFFLFDGPSDLWARALANHQVMAAVNYHTPLPRWILLVVLSAFAIIMLPRQFHVTVVENRTEKDLRTAGILFPVYLIAINLFVLPIAIAGILTFAGSGEADLYLLTLPLAADMPVLTLITFIGGFSAATAMVIVASVALSIMISNDIVMPVFLRRNLMVRGGSQDVTGTLLNVRRTAIFVVLLLGYGYYRSADMSAGLASLGLLAFAAISQMAPALFGGLVWRQANARGAIAGMTLGFLVWAYLLFLPSLGGPDNSHVAATVLGFLFPFTAIFSGPAADPLVNASALSLLVNMIAYVVGSLTRAPKPLERLQAGVFIRRKSRSERAFRGRKTKITVLDLKTTIARYLGEERMQRSFHTYERQSGRWLEDNQHADMALVHFSEQLLGSAIGSSSARLVLSLVLQRMDDTSSDTAWLLDQASEALQYNQDMLQTALSQMDQGIAVFDSSNNLIIWNRRFRQLLDLPESAGQVGFPLAEIVSILTKRGDIRKEDGKGLIANFLTLDKPFLLELAGGERIIEVRTNAMPDKGIVTTYTDITQRVAADMALKQANETLELRVAERTGELTRVNKEVAEARAAAEEANIGKTRFFAAAGHDILQPLNAARLYSSSLVERLGDSENSVLVQNIDSSLESVESILGAVLDISRLDTGAMKPRLQSVPLNDLLRRIETDFVPVARAANLKLTVMPTSLTVRTDPNLLRRLVQNLVSNAIKYTPKGKVLVGVRREGGNAVIQVLDSGIGIPASKFRTVFKEFARLDEGARTASGLGLGLSIVDRISRVLNHTVDLQSNPGKGTRFRVTMPIDRAAGNVKTAAPAPVGTAEPLHGLRVLCIDNEAQITEGMKLLLEGWGCTVSTTLSLAAWQADPVNLAQHPDAIIADYHLDKATGIDAIRAIRDYYTIAVPALLVTADRSPEVRAAAERDGIALQNKPVRPASMRAWLTQLSVSMKAAAE; encoded by the coding sequence ATGCTTTCGGGCTCGATCATCTTTGCGGCCGCCTTTGCCTATCTGCTGCTGCTGTTTGCGGTGGCAAGCTATGGCGATCGCAAGGCGCGCAATGCCCCTGCCGGCAAGGGCAGGCCGCTCGTCTATGCCCTGAGTCTTGCGATCTACTGCACCTCCTGGACCTATTTCGGCGGCGTCGGCCTTGCGGCCGAGCGCGGGCTTGAATTCACCGGCATCTATATCGGCCCGATCCTGATGTTCACAATCGGCCTGCCGGTGATCCGTCGCATCATCGCGCTGGCGAAATCCGAGAAGCTGACCTCCGTCGCCGACTTCGTCGCCGCGCGCTACGGCAAGAACCCGGCCGTTGCCGCCATCGTCGCGCTGATTTCGCTGATCGGCGCCATCCCCTATATCGCCCTGCAGCTGAAGGCCGTGTCGAGTTCTGTTTCCGCCATGGTCGACACCAGCGGCTATGGCATCGGCGCCGGCCAGAATTTCGTCGATCTGCCGCTGCTCGTCACGCTCTTCCTCGCCTGTTTCGCCATCGTCTTCGGCACGCGCCACACCGATGCCACCGAACATCAGGACGGTCTCATCCTGGCGATCGCGATGGAATCGGTGGTCAAGCTGCTGGCGCTGGTGACGGCCGGCCTCTACGTCGTCTTCTTCCTGTTCGACGGCCCGAGCGACCTCTGGGCCAGGGCACTCGCCAACCACCAGGTGATGGCCGCGGTCAACTACCATACGCCACTGCCGCGCTGGATCCTGCTCGTCGTGCTTTCCGCCTTCGCCATCATCATGCTGCCGCGGCAATTCCACGTCACCGTCGTCGAGAACCGCACGGAAAAGGATCTGCGAACTGCCGGCATCCTCTTTCCGGTCTATCTGATTGCCATCAATCTCTTCGTGCTGCCGATCGCGATCGCCGGCATCCTGACCTTTGCCGGCAGCGGCGAGGCAGACCTCTATCTCCTGACGCTGCCGCTCGCCGCCGACATGCCGGTGCTGACGCTGATCACTTTCATCGGCGGCTTTTCGGCCGCGACCGCCATGGTCATCGTCGCCTCCGTCGCCCTGTCGATCATGATCTCGAACGACATCGTCATGCCGGTCTTCCTCAGGCGCAACCTGATGGTCCGCGGCGGCTCCCAGGATGTCACGGGCACGCTTCTCAACGTCCGGCGCACCGCGATCTTCGTGGTCCTGTTGCTGGGCTACGGCTACTACCGCTCCGCCGACATGAGCGCCGGCCTCGCCTCTCTCGGCCTTCTCGCTTTCGCCGCCATATCGCAGATGGCGCCAGCACTTTTCGGTGGCCTCGTCTGGCGCCAGGCCAACGCCCGTGGCGCCATCGCCGGTATGACGCTCGGCTTCCTCGTCTGGGCCTATCTTCTCTTCCTGCCGAGCCTCGGCGGGCCGGATAACTCGCATGTCGCAGCGACGGTTCTCGGTTTCCTCTTCCCATTCACCGCGATCTTTTCCGGTCCTGCCGCCGACCCGCTGGTGAATGCCTCGGCGCTCAGCCTGCTCGTCAACATGATCGCCTATGTCGTCGGTTCGCTGACGCGTGCGCCAAAACCGCTTGAGCGGCTGCAGGCCGGCGTCTTCATCCGCCGCAAATCACGCTCGGAAAGGGCGTTTCGCGGCCGCAAGACCAAGATCACCGTGCTGGATCTCAAAACCACGATCGCCCGCTATCTCGGCGAGGAGCGCATGCAACGCTCCTTCCACACCTATGAGCGCCAGTCCGGCCGCTGGCTGGAAGACAACCAGCACGCCGACATGGCGCTCGTCCATTTCTCCGAGCAGCTGCTCGGCAGCGCCATCGGCTCGTCCTCCGCCCGCCTCGTTCTGTCGCTGGTGCTGCAACGCATGGACGACACGTCCTCCGACACCGCCTGGCTGCTCGACCAGGCGTCCGAGGCGCTGCAGTACAATCAGGACATGCTGCAGACGGCGCTTTCGCAGATGGATCAAGGCATCGCCGTCTTCGACAGTTCCAACAACCTGATCATCTGGAATCGCCGCTTCCGCCAGCTGCTCGATCTGCCGGAAAGCGCCGGACAGGTCGGCTTTCCGCTGGCTGAGATCGTCTCGATCCTCACCAAGCGTGGCGATATCCGCAAGGAGGACGGCAAGGGGCTGATTGCCAACTTCCTGACGCTCGACAAACCGTTCCTGCTCGAGCTTGCTGGCGGTGAACGCATCATCGAAGTGCGCACCAACGCCATGCCGGACAAGGGCATCGTCACCACCTATACCGATATCACCCAGCGCGTCGCCGCCGACATGGCGCTGAAACAGGCGAACGAGACGCTGGAGCTGCGTGTGGCCGAACGCACCGGAGAACTGACCCGCGTCAACAAGGAAGTGGCCGAAGCCCGCGCCGCCGCAGAAGAGGCCAATATCGGCAAGACCCGCTTCTTCGCCGCAGCCGGCCATGACATCCTGCAGCCGCTCAATGCCGCCCGGCTCTATTCCTCGTCGCTGGTCGAACGGCTCGGCGATTCCGAAAACAGCGTGCTGGTCCAGAACATCGATTCCTCCCTGGAATCGGTCGAATCCATCCTCGGCGCCGTGCTCGATATTTCCCGGCTCGATACCGGCGCGATGAAGCCGCGCCTTCAATCCGTACCCCTCAACGATCTCCTGCGCCGCATCGAAACGGACTTCGTCCCCGTCGCCCGCGCCGCCAATCTCAAGCTCACCGTCATGCCGACATCGCTGACGGTGCGCACGGACCCGAACCTTCTGCGCCGCCTAGTCCAGAACCTAGTGTCCAATGCCATCAAATACACGCCGAAGGGCAAGGTCCTGGTCGGCGTCCGCCGCGAAGGTGGCAATGCCGTCATCCAGGTGCTCGATTCCGGCATCGGCATTCCTGCGTCGAAATTCCGCACGGTCTTCAAGGAATTCGCCCGTCTCGACGAGGGCGCCAGGACCGCCTCCGGCCTGGGGCTTGGCCTGTCGATCGTCGACCGCATTTCCCGCGTCCTCAATCACACTGTCGACCTGCAGTCCAACCCCGGCAAGGGCACGCGCTTCCGCGTGACCATGCCGATCGACCGCGCTGCCGGCAACGTCAAGACTGCCGCTCCGGCACCAGTTGGAACTGCCGAACCGCTCCACGGACTGCGCGTCCTGTGCATAGACAACGAGGCCCAGATCACCGAAGGCATGAAACTTTTGCTCGAAGGCTGGGGCTGCACCGTTTCAACCACGCTGTCGCTGGCGGCCTGGCAGGCCGATCCGGTCAATCTCGCCCAGCATCCGGACGCGATCATCGCCGACTACCACCTGGACAAGGCAACCGGCATCGACGCGATCCGGGCGATCCGCGACTATTACACGATTGCCGTCCCCGCCCTCCTCGTCACCGCCGACCGCTCGCCGGAGGTCCGTGCTGCCGCCGAGCGCGACGGCATCGCGCTGCAAAACAAGCCCGTTCGCCCAGCCTCGATGCGAGCCTGGCTGACGCAGCTTTCGGTATCGATGAAGGCGGCGGCGGAGTGA
- a CDS encoding chorismate mutase family protein, whose amino-acid sequence MQKNPADCASMADIRAEIDRLDKALMALFAERWAYIDRAAEIKKPTGLKADIPARVNEVRRNARKNAERAGLDPDFYEDIWARLIRHSIEHEQVVLGEIEK is encoded by the coding sequence ATGCAGAAAAATCCGGCAGACTGCGCCTCGATGGCGGATATCCGCGCCGAGATCGACCGGCTGGACAAAGCGCTGATGGCGTTGTTTGCGGAACGCTGGGCCTATATCGACCGGGCGGCCGAGATCAAGAAACCGACCGGACTGAAGGCAGATATCCCGGCCCGCGTGAATGAGGTTCGCCGCAACGCGCGAAAAAACGCCGAGAGGGCTGGGCTCGATCCCGACTTCTACGAGGATATCTGGGCACGGCTTATCCGACATTCGATCGAGCACGAGCAGGTTGTGCTCGGCGAAATCGAGAAATGA